Below is a window of Methylosinus sp. PW1 DNA.
GAAGTGCGTCAGGGCGATGCGCTGATCTTCTCCATGGAGGGCGGAATTTCCCTGTCCGAGGATCCGAGCTTCCGCTTCGCCTACAAGCCCAATGGCGCCAAGGTGATGCGCGTCGAGGCGCGCGACAATCAGGGCAATGTGTTCAAAGGGGAATGGCCGATCGGCGGAGCGTCGTGAGACGCTTTTCGTCCGTCGCCTCCACCCACTCGCGGGCGCGCGCCTCCGGCTCCGCGGCGCGCAATATATCGGTGACGACGCAGGCGCTGTCCGCCCCCGCCGCCAGCGCCGCGCGGGCGCGCTCCGGCGTCAGCCCGCCGATGGCGACGAGCGGAATCGCGCCGATGCGGCGTTTCCAGACGCCGATCTTCTCCAGCCCCTGCGGGGCGAAGGCCATTTGCTTCAGCAAGGTGGGATAGATCGGCCCCAGCGCGATATAATCGGGGGCGAGCGCCAACGCCCGCTCCAGCTCCGCCTCGTCATGCGTGCTGACGCCGAGCCTTATTTCATGCGCGCGGATCGCGGCGATATCGGCCGTGTCGAGATCGCTCTGGCCGAGATGCACGAAATCGCAGGAAAGCTCGATGGCGAGCCGCCAATAATCATTGACGACGAGCAGCGCGCCATGGGCGGCGCAAAGGTCGCGAGCGCGGGCGATCTCCGCGCGCAGCGCCGCCTCCTCCCGATCCTTGACGCGCAATTGCACGAGCCGCACGCCGCAAGGCAACAGCCGGGGCAGCCAATCGGCGGAATCGACGATGAGATAGAAGGGATCGAGCGAAATCGCGCTCATGCCTCGAATCCATCGCCGAAGGCGCGGCCGAGCACGGGCGTCGAGGGCGCCGCCATGTCGCGCGGCTCCATCAGGCCGGAGAGATAGGCCGCCCGGCCCGCCTCTATGGCGAGCGCGAAGGC
It encodes the following:
- a CDS encoding thiamine phosphate synthase produces the protein MSAISLDPFYLIVDSADWLPRLLPCGVRLVQLRVKDREEAALRAEIARARDLCAAHGALLVVNDYWRLAIELSCDFVHLGQSDLDTADIAAIRAHEIRLGVSTHDEAELERALALAPDYIALGPIYPTLLKQMAFAPQGLEKIGVWKRRIGAIPLVAIGGLTPERARAALAAGADSACVVTDILRAAEPEARAREWVEATDEKRLTTLRRSAIPL